In Streptomyces sp. NBC_01717, one DNA window encodes the following:
- a CDS encoding Gfo/Idh/MocA family protein, whose translation MSRTAGLPQGPWTYPPVRVGLVGAGPWARAMHARMLAAGPETTLTAVWARRPEAAAEVANAYGAHAAVSFEELLDQCEAIAFAVPPTVQAGLAVQAAAAGRALLLEKPLGADLAAARAVADAVAEHGVISQLVLTKRYHPTTREFLAEAATREVIGARSCYLHGAFLGGEFATSWRLEHGALLDLGPHLLDLLDSAVAPIVSVRGTGDPRRWIELTCEHSNGAVSQASLSGSVNLPRARTRVELFGPSDELVYDTADIDHEECWPILRNEFANAVRTGTGTGIDAARGLHLQELMQQVITDR comes from the coding sequence ATGTCCCGAACAGCAGGCCTGCCTCAAGGCCCCTGGACCTACCCTCCGGTCCGCGTCGGCCTGGTCGGCGCGGGACCGTGGGCCCGCGCGATGCACGCCCGGATGCTGGCCGCCGGCCCGGAAACCACTTTGACCGCCGTATGGGCACGGCGCCCGGAAGCGGCTGCCGAGGTGGCGAATGCCTACGGGGCCCACGCCGCCGTTTCCTTCGAGGAGTTGCTCGATCAATGCGAGGCGATCGCCTTCGCCGTGCCGCCCACTGTCCAGGCCGGACTCGCCGTTCAGGCGGCAGCCGCCGGACGGGCACTACTCCTGGAAAAGCCACTGGGAGCGGACCTCGCCGCCGCACGCGCCGTTGCCGACGCGGTGGCCGAGCACGGCGTCATCTCGCAACTCGTCCTCACCAAGCGATACCACCCGACCACCCGGGAGTTCCTTGCCGAGGCTGCAACCCGTGAGGTCATCGGCGCTCGATCCTGCTATCTGCACGGCGCCTTCCTCGGCGGGGAGTTCGCGACATCCTGGCGACTGGAGCACGGCGCGCTGCTCGACCTCGGCCCGCACCTACTGGACCTGCTGGACAGCGCTGTCGCGCCGATCGTCTCCGTACGCGGCACGGGCGACCCGCGCCGTTGGATCGAGCTGACCTGCGAACACAGCAACGGCGCCGTCAGCCAGGCCTCACTGTCCGGCAGCGTCAACCTGCCCCGTGCCAGAACGCGCGTCGAGCTCTTCGGCCCATCCGATGAACTCGTCTACGACACGGCGGACATCGACCACGAGGAATGCTGGCCGATCCTCCGAAACGAGTTCGCCAATGCCGTACGCACCGGCACCGGCACCGGCATCGACGCGGCCCGCGGCCTTCACCTGCAGGAGCTGATGCAGCAGGTCATCACCGATCGGTGA
- a CDS encoding class I SAM-dependent methyltransferase, giving the protein MTDDPQMRLNRHDLGRVFNEVPELYDRVRPGYPDELFADLGAITGMDERSSVLEVGCGTGQATRTLAALGCSVIAVEPGTDMAALARRRIASFRNVEVETSTFEEWDDRGRRFDVLVAASSWHWVDPSIGWQRAHAVLSPGGWMALLGHVVVRRPGEPEVYAETADLHERFCPGNPGWGHPPLEDDVCTTGEGWGLVDDPGALFGPTIVRWYPTVQWFNGDGFADHLRSLSLYRRLDRDVREPLLDAIAERIRTRMGDRASRRYLSVLRVGRRAE; this is encoded by the coding sequence GTGACTGATGATCCGCAGATGCGCCTGAATCGACACGACCTCGGCCGAGTATTCAACGAGGTGCCGGAACTCTACGACCGGGTTCGGCCGGGATACCCCGACGAACTGTTCGCGGACCTTGGCGCCATCACCGGCATGGACGAAAGGTCGTCGGTGCTGGAGGTGGGCTGCGGTACCGGTCAGGCGACGCGCACGCTGGCAGCGCTCGGATGCTCAGTGATCGCCGTTGAGCCGGGCACCGACATGGCCGCACTCGCTCGCCGGCGGATCGCCTCCTTTCGCAACGTCGAAGTCGAGACGTCGACTTTCGAGGAGTGGGACGACCGCGGTCGACGCTTCGATGTTCTCGTGGCTGCATCGTCGTGGCACTGGGTCGACCCGTCGATTGGCTGGCAGCGGGCGCACGCCGTGCTCTCTCCTGGGGGTTGGATGGCACTGCTCGGCCACGTCGTTGTCCGTCGGCCGGGAGAGCCGGAGGTGTATGCCGAGACCGCCGACCTGCACGAGCGGTTCTGTCCCGGGAACCCCGGCTGGGGTCATCCGCCGCTGGAGGACGACGTGTGCACCACCGGCGAGGGTTGGGGCCTGGTCGACGATCCCGGGGCATTGTTCGGCCCAACGATCGTGCGCTGGTATCCAACCGTTCAGTGGTTCAACGGGGACGGCTTTGCCGATCACCTTCGCTCGTTGTCGCTGTACCGGAGGCTCGACCGCGACGTCCGTGAGCCCCTGCTCGACGCCATCGCCGAGCGCATCCGCACGCGGATGGGCGATCGAGCATCACGCCGTTATCTGAGCGTCCTGCGGGTTGGACGCCGCGCCGAGTGA